Part of the Nicotiana tabacum cultivar K326 chromosome 20, ASM71507v2, whole genome shotgun sequence genome, catttgtatttttatattttttcaactGCTACCCTATCCCGTAAATTATTGCATCATTTATGATGCAGAAATCAAATTAATTTTGTAGAGCATTGAGGGGAgccagtgcactaagctcccgctatgcccGAGGTCTGAGGAAAGGTCGGACCACAaaagtctattgtacgcagtcttaacCCTGCATTTCGAgctttgttttataaaataagaCGGAGAGAATATTGATGGCGAATTAATGAGTATAGTTTCGCTATGGTTTGGGAAACCATTAGCTAAATTCTGAAGTGGTCCTGCCTTATACTACTGCTATAACTCGAGCAGTATAAAGAGAATCGACTCTTTGTTCTTTATTACTTGGTTGACATCATTAAACATATATAGAAGATAGGCAGCATTTAATTAACTTGGAATAAAAGTGGTTGGAGTTATTGCTTAATTTTCTGAGGTTTCTCTTTGTTTCGTTATGCCAACTTCTGGTTGGTAATAGTTATTCCTCGTACAAATAGTTTTTAGATCACAATTATGAATAACTTCATATATTCAAGGAAATgaaatttttgtcattttatacAATATTAATGATAGTAACTTTTATTTCAGCCCTTCTTACTTTCTTTGAAGATTACTGCtataaaatttctcataattgGGCAGAGGCCCAGTGGACTAAACTTCTGCTATGCGCGGGCGCCGGGCGGGGTCAGGGGAGGGGAGgggccagaccacaagggtctattgtatgcagtctTACCTATAATTGTCAGTATTAATAGCAGTGGCGGATCCACCCTTTAAGGTGGGGGTGGTATGGCACCCCCTACGTcggtaaaattattatatatttatgtaGAATTTTTTTAAACTAGGTTAAATATTTGATCCCGCCACCCCCAGTTGCAGACTAAACAAATGTGCCATGACTGGTAGACCTTTTGGAAAGCTTTTTTTGTGTGTAAAATTCGAGTTCTAATTTATCTTGAACCTTATCTGACTTTCCTTTTTCGTGTACTTTTTATTTCCTTTGTCCCAACTATttttcttgttggctgcctcttaatttcctatttttcgttcattatttttttaaatattttttccctacattttattattttatctgtGATCTTTAACAAGAACACTCAAATAAGAGCttccaaaatttaaaattcaataaaataagcATTTCTCTTAATCTCAAATCATTTAATCTTttcctttcaaaataaaaaaacttgGGTCTTGATAAGAATTTTGGATTGagatcaaatttaatttttataattttttttaattataacataaaaacTTATGCTATTCTATAATTGTTAAATACAACTTAAATCTCTTTACTATTAAATTATGATGAATATTTTGCAAGTATTGCATAGAAAAATATGagatttatcattttaatttttgggATCTTGTAGTTTATCTAATTTTGCATCTATTGgagatatatttttttatttttcttattatgaTTGGTGAAATTCCCTTTTGAAGATgttattttacttgtattgttaATAATAAATGTGTGATTCCCTTTTTAAAATACTAATTGCATTTGCTTCTGGATGTCTAATGTAATTTTCATATAACAACAAAATATCCTATGAAATCTCACAAGTAGCGTAGGAGATAGAGatataattttcatatttaaaaagTTCCTATTAAATTGCCcgaataaactaaaaaaaaaaatgaaccgAACAAGTGTTCCGAACAAGCTCTATATTAATTATTACAAAGTCTACATTAAAGAAAATTATGGTGGCACCCGCCAGCttcaaatcctagatccgcctctaaTTAATAGCCCGCTCCGGTCCTGATAAAAATATAAGCACGCCATAGAACCAAATACCCCTTGATTGAATTGATCAAATTATTATACCTCATTCCCAATAAGGTGAAGTTAGTTACTATATGAATTCTCTATATCCATTCCGATCTATTCAGGTGGTTCGTGGAAGGCTATTTCTTATAGTTTCCCCCTCAATCTTTTGACTTGAATGCTTTTTCTAGCTCATAACTGATATTGCACGATTTCGATGTGTTCTGCTAGTGCTCACCATAATTCTCATTTCAACTGTTGAGCAGATCACTCATTTCAAATGTGGAGGAGTTTCTCTCGGTGTAGGAATGCAACATCATGCTGCTGATGGTTTTTCTGGTCTTCACTTCATCAACACATGGTCGGACATGGCTCGTGGTTTGGACCTCACAATTCCACCTTTCATAAACCGAACACTTCTCCGTGCTCGTGATCCACCCTTGCCTCAGTTCCCACACATTGAATACCAGCCACCTCCAACTCTCAAGAACATTGCCAAAACTGAAGCAGTTCCTGAGACTGCTGTTTCCATCTTCAAGTTAACCCGTGATCAAATCAATGCCTTGAAAGCCAAGTCTAAGGAAGATGGAAATACCGTAAACTACAGCTCCTATGAAATGTTAGCAGGACATGTATGGCGCTCTACTTGTATGGCACGAGGACTTGAAGAAGATCAAGGAAGCAAGTTGTATATAGCAACCGATGGACGTTCTAGGCTCAGGCCTATTCTTCCACCAGGCTACTTTGGTAATGTGATATTTACTGCTACTCCAATTGCAGTGGCTGGTGATCTAAAATCCAAGCCCATTTGGTATGCTGCAAGTAAAATTCATGATGCATTGGCTCAGATGGACAACGACTACTTAAGATCAGCTCTCGATTACTTGGAATTACAGCCCGACCTAAAGGCTCTTGTTCGCGGAGCACATACTTTTAGATGCCCAAATCTTGGGATCACTAGTTGGGTTAGGCTGCCTATACACGACGCAGATTTTGGCTGGGGTAGACCTATATTTATGGGACCTGGTGGTATCGCTTATGAAGGGTTAAGCTTTATATTGCCAAGTCCTACCAATGATGGGAGTCTATCGGTTGCTATCTCGCTTCAAGCAGACCATATGAAACTTTTCGAGAAATATTTGTATGACATTTGAAAGAAATGAATCTCTTGAGAATGTTTGTGCTGCTTATATTGGGGTAATAATGCCAGAAATGTAAGACAGACTTTTCCTTTTCATTAGAGGTTAATTTTCTAAAATCTCTTTTCCTCCCTTTCCTCAAAGGAGCATGAGTCATGTACTTATGTTTATAATGAACATCAGTTCTATTTCTGCTTATTTGTGGCCTAGATTAAATTCTCAAAGCTCAACTGCCAGTGCTTTTACCTCAAGCAACCTGTggcaaatatatttaaaactagAGCACGGGATGGATTTACTGAAActaactacaacaacaacaacaaaaccagtGGAGTCTCacacgtggggtctggggagggtagtgtgtatggagaccttacccctactatggggaggtagagagactgtttatgatagaccctcgactcaagaaagATGAAACGAAACAATAGAAGTAAGCAATATCAACAAATAATGCATCACTAAGTTTAGAAAACTTGTTAAGTAAGATTATTGTTCacttataaaaattcaaatttacAAACATAAAGCCGTGCGATCACTAAGGAAAAAAAAGTTAAGATAACTCACAAAAGGAAGGAAATGAAAGTACAAGGGGAGGTGAATTGTAGCCTTTTTATATTTCTAGTTGACTACTCTTCAGGTCTAGTCGACTTATGCGGAGACAACTTTCACAGAACCGTTAGTTTTTTCGATTTAAACAAGTTTTAATCACAATAAACAGTAAAGGAACAGAATACAATACGAGAGCGATAAAGTAAATGACACCAGGAATTTTAAACTGGTTCGGAACCAATGTGGTATCCTAATCCAGTCCTCTTTGGTTGCAAGAGTGTTGTCTTTTAGAGATCTTTGTAAATTGAATTGAGTACAGCCTTTGTGATTTTCAGCGACCACCACCAACGCTGACAGggttggttttcactcgctcaccaacaacgacactttggttttcactcgctcaccaaagAAACGAATAATGACACAACCTCTAGGACACACTGCCTCTCCAATATTTTTctgtttctcttctttcttttaggTACACAGTAAATCTACTTAAGTGAATTACAATGCTTGTTAAGAGTAGAATAAAGAACTTGTAGTTGGATAGACAATTGTATAGAAGGCTGCGTGTTTTCTTCCTTTATAGAGTTCGTATATTTATACCCCTTTCAACTTGTTTTGGCAATTGCTTAATCCAAGGGAATTTGATTGTTGCTCCTTTATTTGTTTCCATAATCTGCTACTCCAAtgatttcttgtttggtcaatcTCCTCATACCATACATTAGATCTGGACAAAGATATTGTTGCTTTCCTTTGGATAAGGTAAATTGATGAGTATCCTTCCAATTATGCATCGAATGATTTTCTTTCCTTGTGTGACACCTTGATTGAATAGTGTAAGAATCTTGATTACAACTCCTTCCTTAATTCTTTTTATAACTTTGGACATTATGCCTTCCACAAAATATTCCTCATTTTCTTCCAATAAGTCATTGTAAAAGTTCTTCCTTTTTATATGGGAAATATTTCTTTCTTGATCTTGGAAAATAATCTCTTTCCATAATATAGATTTTACTAtaccataatatattttcttccatagaaaatatattcttCCTTGGCCTTGTAATATCTTTCTTCTATAAAATTAATAGATCTTCTCCATAATTTTAGCAACTTTCCTTTCAAGATATTGTAAGACTTTCCTTCCATAATTTCCGTAGATTCTTCTTCCAATATTGTAGTAAGCCATCCAATATTTGAAACTTgactttcaaatattattcctTCTATGATGCTTGGAGATTAACTCTCTGAAAATAATCTTCCTTGATAAATTCTTCACATGATATTCTCTTTCCCGTATTTGTCTAGATCTTTACCACCATCTTCTTTTATGAATAAACCTGTGCAGAAATAAGATTACCACAAGTAAGTGTTCTTTGATTAATAATTGTGTTAGTTTGTTATCATCAAAATTAATACGTGAAACCTTGAAGCTAACAATCTCACCCTTTTTGATGATGTCAAACCAATGAGtacaaaataagaaaatttaATCAAAGACTTAATTAAAGGCAGTAATGGGATAAGCTAGATAAACTGGTTACTTCCCTGAAATCATCTTCTTGAAATGCATGTAGTACATCAAGTGTGAACTCCCCCTCACTCTATGCATTCCTCAGTTGTGCTCCCCCTGTCTCCATACACTTTAcctgagttttggaacttttgtacaaattattttctttcccttttgtcatcatcaaaagggtGGAATAGGATATAAATTACTAGAACCAATAATAAAACTTACGCTCAATTAGTCTATATTCCAAGAATTTCTCAATTAGATAAATGCATAATCTATTAACTCATCCAGAATAACGACAAATAAACACTAAGAAATCAATACCAAAGGTTTGATTCAATTGGaaaaacttttgagtaaacaaataATTGCTTACCATATGAAGCACGAGAAATTGTAGGTCATTTTAAGTTATccaaaaacaatttcaaaaatttGAGAAGAATTATTAGACTTCTAATAACGAAGAGCGAGACCATACAATTTTGAATCTATTGAAAATAATTCTAATAGAAACGAACACGGGCATGCTATCATAGACTTTAAATCACACAAAAGAGGTAAGATGATAATGAATCATTTTTACCAAAAAGGATACACGAGGCTATCATTACCATACCAACTTTTTTCGTAAATGAGAGGAAATATCTACAAGATGATGGTCAATGTCCTCCGGGCAGATTTCCAAAATACTTTCTGTCACAAGCAATCTAATGACACATGTTTTTTCTTGTGCTCTAGTTTGTCTTTCTCATGAGAATTAAAAAATATCCATGCCATTTTTTCTATTTCAGTCCACTTTGTTTCCTGCAAGATTTGCACCTGAAAAGATCCTACTAGATCAATGAATATAATAATCCATAATTTAGAATCAACCAAGGATCTTTTGTGGCACTACGAAGatatattatgggatcaggtATACCTAAGTATTTGTCATAAAAATGCAATAGAGAGCCGGTCATACCTTGGTACTTTATTCGATCGTTGGACTTACTAATTTTATCCTTGCTTCGCATTATGGAATGTGAAGATAAAGGTAAATTCTCCATTATACTCATTTGCAACCCGATCATCTTCCAGAAGCTTAAAAATTGCTTGATATGCTTTTGGTTAGTATAAAAAATATGCTCTTGTAAATACAACTTTGGAAAGAATAATTGCCACATGATAAACATGAATTTATTTCAAATGGTAATTAGTCTTAGTCACACGAATGTGATTCAAAAAACTTTCAATTCCAGAGAGATGCTAGAGAATAATGTTATGCAGTTTTCAAaccatttaaaaaatatttcaacatcCATACAAACTTTGTAATATGCACATGAAAAATGATATTCTAACAAAAATCTTAAGGAAGAAACAGACCTTCTTGTTGTAAAACCTTGAGCTACAAGTTTACACATAATTTTTACAACCTTACCAATCTTATCCGGCTTTAGATATCCATGATTGCAGCTCATTTGCTTGGTACTTGATTTCCATATTGTTGATTCTTTAAGCTTTGCTCAACAAATCTTGTATTACTAGAATCCAGCATTGAATGCTTCTTCATGACTGTCTAGTTTAACTAGTATAGATGTGTTACtaataatttatttcaagctATCCACCATAAGTTCTCCATCCTTATTCACAATTTGCTTAGAAAAATATTAGTATAAGGAAAGACGCACATGATGAGATTTCTCTACCACTAATGAATAAGAAATATGCCAAGAGTCTTACCAAGACAGTTGCAACCAAAGGAAATAGGATaaccaaaaaattaatttttcttccTTCCCATAGCTCAGACAAAATTTTATTCAAGATAAGATCCACTGTAAATATTAAAGCACATATAAGCCAATGATGACAATTCATGCAAAAATGATACTTTCTTTTCAAGTCTTCATTCAATTCAGGCGCCAAACTAAAATGTGAAAGATCATGCTTGTTGCAAGAaaatgccaaacaaatactattaAAACCCACATTGATGATCATAGTAAATGCGTTATTttcttattaaaaaatatgaccTATGCAAAAGTAAGGATAATCATCAATAGAAACATATAAATATACCTTCCAAGCTTTTGGTAAGCATTTGCAACAAAAAAGATAGAAATAATCAACACTTGATTTTCTTCCTTCTATATCTCACCTAAGGTGTCCTCTAATATAGATCCAGAACATAACCCAATAAAAGCTAATAATAGAGATACATACCTTTCGTCTTCAAGCTTTTGAGTATTGCCCAAAATATTTCATGTGCAGAAGTGGCCTCAAAGTTAAATAACATTCTTGGTCTTGAGTGAAGTATTAATATTCTTACCAAGAAAGTACTATTACACAAATAATTCACTTCAAGAATAATCTAAGATACATATAGGCATGATTCAAGTTCGTACGATATCAATATAATCGCATGCTTGCTTGTCCTAATATCTTATGCAAATGACATGGTTTATGCAAGACATGTACTCAAACTATTTAAAGTCTCTAAGTCATGGATAAAAAATAGTACCAAACAGAATAATAATGTGATGTAACTAGTGGACTCGAAGTGTATATAGATGACTAATATGCATATACTAGGCTATACTTTACTAAACAAATTACTGAATATGTATCACCTAATGCAGCGAGAAGAACTTGAATAAACCTTAGTGATACTAGTCACTCTTTTAGATCATACGTCGTATTTCCTTCATCCTCTGTGAATATATAAGAACTTTGAAGTATGTTCCTCGACCAGCCAATAGGCAAACATCTTTAATCCTTTTTATGGCTGGACTTAGAAATTCGTGCAAAATAATTTAGTTTGTTTTTGGTACCCAAATCTTTTTTGGTCCTTCATGGTTAGTAGCTTGTATAATTGGAAATATATGTAACTGTTTAGGTCTCCAAATAAATTTTGATCTAACATGACTTTTGGCATAATTACATGCAAATGCCTTATGTCCAAAATTACCACAGTAGTGTAAGGCTGTATTGTGGGCCGAGCCTAAATGGGTCGGGCCAAACGGTACCGGGCTCTGGCAGGCCGGTCTCTGACCGTCCCGGGCTCTGGCAGGCCGGTCTCTGACAGTCCCGGGCTTAGCGGTCCTTGATTGGTGGAACCAGCCCACCgtgggcctaagcccacatggtcccgggctaaatgggtcAGGCCTAAATGTTCcgggttttttttttgaaatttttttatctaaagcaatttcttgtatatatatatatatatatatatatatattgtatacattgactatatatatatgcttAAGATGAACTCGGTATCAAAGctgcaaattaaagtttacatttaatacttcaaattaaagttcaatgccttcaacataatacttcaaatgaatctaacaaactaaaatattaagcataatacgtctaataattttaaaataacacaaattgtctcaaatcaacttaaaatcttaaatatgaaTGTCTGGAGAACACGCAAGACAACtctttatatgcctccttaaacagcATGTGCCCTCCTTTGGACGACGAGTGTAGACTCGACCACAGTTCTTGTACTTTATTAtgtaaacttcttcattttcttctaccacattaAAGTATTCCAAAACAAATGAGTGCAATCTAGAATCACcgggcatgatttaacttgaattaagaatttgagtttgagaaatgagagatgagtgaagacttgaatacttcaatttgagtttgagaaatgagagagattgatgattttgtgagtaaaaataaaagaatgagagggtatttatagttaagaataggaaaaaagtgtaattataaaaggttTGGAGTTAAAACAAAGGTTAGAggccaaatgactattttttaaaaagcCAACCGGCTAAAATGGCAGGCCAACGGCTAGTTTTTAAACTTCTAACCGTTGgcctttttaaaattttttttttttaaaaaatagtcgttgggcccgttaggcccgttagccccggttgaaccggcccaggcccgcctaccggtcccgggctaaacggtcccggtctCGCAGTCTATTTTGGGAGGATTGGCCCACAGTGGGCTTTTAGGACTGTTAGGGACCGGCCCGTTTGGCCTGTTTGCTAGCGTCCCGGGGCGGTCCAAGGCTGGGCCCGGCCCACAATACAAGCTTACAGTAATGACATGTAACAAAAGAAGTAGAGTATTTACCAGCAGGTGCCTTAGTCGACTTGAAGCTTTCTTGAGTCGACTTGTTTGAAGTAGGGTGTCTACTAGTAGTTCTTTTGTCAGTCAACTTGGAgttattaagaaaatgagctTGCTTGTTCAGCCGATCAAAATGGTGACGGGAAGATATGTGCAAACTATTCATTTGTTTGTGAAGTTATGCATTTTCTTCTGAAGTAAGTCATTTTCAACCTGATATTATTCGAGTAGAATATCCCactcttccttttcctttttcaacttgttatattcttcaagtTGGGTCTCCAAGTTTTTCTTCTCCCGTTTAGTCTTCATGGGCTCATCAAGAATTTTTCTCATATCTTCTAAAGCCTGTTCTACGATACTTTGAAGTTCACTACATTTATCACAGTCATGAGATCTTACCTCACTTTTTTTACTTGGGGCCATGAAGCAGTTGCTTGTAGATTCTTCATGATCGTTGTCTGATATATCTTCATCGCTCCAGGCaccaaaagattttcttttatcaATTGTCTTACTTCATGCCATGAAACAAAGGTTGGCAGCTCCACTATGATTTTTATCTGGCATATATTCATCACTCCATATGCTGGAAGATTTTCTCTTTTGATTGCCCTTTGATAGTTCCTTTTTAGTTCTGGACAGTTGGCTTGGATGTGACCATAATTTCCGCATTTGTAGCATTTTCTATCATTGTTTTTCTGCTCACTTATTTCATTACCTTTTCTAGAACTTGATTTGACtcttccatttttctttcttcttcgcgTCGTGTTAGAGACAACTCTAGAAAATAATGCAATATCATCTTGATGTATGTCTCCTTCTTCTTCGAATACTCTTTCAGACTCAGCAATAGTTGATTTAGAAGCAacactctttttcttctcttcatGTTCATGCTTTTTGAGTTGGGTTTGATCAAAGGCTATAAGGTCTCCACGAAGTTCATCATGTGATAGTTTGTCGAGATCTCCGTATTCAAGAGCAACAACTTTTGGTTGCCATAAAGTGGGTAAATTTCTTAGAATCTTTCTGATTTGTTCACCACTTGAATATGGTCTTCCAAAGGATTTTAGGTCTCCAACTATTTTGCTAAATTGGCCAAACATGTATTCAATGGATTCATCTTCCTTCATTTGAAATaactcataatcacaaatcagaCGGTTTATCCTTGTCTCTTTTACTTTACCGGTACCTTCATAGGTAACTTCAAGTTTATCTCACATTTCTTTGGATGTGTCACAACTTGATATTCTCTCAAAATCTTCTCCGCTTATAGCATTGTATAATAGATTTTTTGCCTTTGAATTTATCTGCACAATTGCCATATGCTCATCAGTTAATCATCAATATCAAGGGTTTCAATAGTTACCTATCCTTCTGGTTTCTTTTCTGGTTTGGACTATAGGAGAGGAAAGTCACTCTTCTTGATGACTCGCCATACTTTGGCATCATAAAATTTGATGAAAGCTTCCATTCAAACTTTCCAGTGGATGCAATACTGTTCGTTGAAGTATGGTGGTCTTAATGCAGAAGTTCCCTCTTGGAGTAAGGCTCCGATAGCTGTGTGTGCtgacatgatcttttctcactTGTTGTTAAGCAAAATAAAATGTGAGActtactctgataccaattgaaagtacaaggggGGGGGGTGAATTG contains:
- the LOC107807845 gene encoding shikimate O-hydroxycinnamoyltransferase-like, whose amino-acid sequence is MKIEVKESTMVKPATDTPQTNLWNSNVDLVVPNFHTPSVYFYRPLSSASNFFDSNMLKEALSKALVPFYPMAGRLKRDEDGRIEIECIGQGVLFVEAESDGIVDDFGDFAPTLELRRLIPAVDYSQGIHSYALLVLQITHFKCGGVSLGVGMQHHAADGFSGLHFINTWSDMARGLDLTIPPFINRTLLRARDPPLPQFPHIEYQPPPTLKNIAKTEAVPETAVSIFKLTRDQINALKAKSKEDGNTVNYSSYEMLAGHVWRSTCMARGLEEDQGSKLYIATDGRSRLRPILPPGYFGNVIFTATPIAVAGDLKSKPIWYAASKIHDALAQMDNDYLRSALDYLELQPDLKALVRGAHTFRCPNLGITSWVRLPIHDADFGWGRPIFMGPGGIAYEGLSFILPSPTNDGSLSVAISLQADHMKLFEKYLYDI